A genomic region of Miscanthus floridulus cultivar M001 chromosome 3, ASM1932011v1, whole genome shotgun sequence contains the following coding sequences:
- the LOC136541805 gene encoding outer envelope pore protein 16-3, chloroplastic/mitochondrial-like, producing MEGSNLKGLVDDEIVMKTGKAAGIGLAVGTVYGALNSMLHDGPQVGSNVKYPQLIRTTKVCGHCAANLAVVGATYVGVEQALARYRMKKDIINGAAAGFTAGAVLGFRVGSFRTAFFSGSALALTSVLLDVTGMKTTDEEEKGNH from the exons ATGGAGGGTTCTAACTTGAAAGGTTTGGTGGATGACGAAATTGTCATGAAGACGGGCAAGGCTGCAGGCATCGGTTTAGCTGTTGGCACTGTGTATGGTGCGCTAAATTCTATGCTGCATGATGGGCCTCAGGTTGGCAGTAATGTCAAGTATCCCCAGCTGATCAGAACTACCAAGGTGTGTGGGCATTGTGCAGCAAACTTAGCGGTTGTTGGAGCTACATATGTAGGCGTCGAGCAGGCTCTTGCAAGGTACAGGATGAAGAAGGACATCATTAATGGTGCTGCTGCTGGTTTTACTGCTGGTGCTGTTTTGGGTTTCAGAG TTGGGAGCTTCCGGACAGCATTCTTTTCAGGGTCTGCACTCGCTTTGACATCTGTACTGCTGGATGTCACCGGAATGAAAACTACTGATGAAGAAGAAAAAGGCAACCACTAG
- the LOC136545967 gene encoding small ribosomal subunit protein cS22-like isoform X1 has protein sequence MTTAISSLVTPRALHRRCLSPASVSVSTPIRISFRTAATPQAWRRGLALRVSASSVVLEAPEAVAARKLYVGNIPRTVTNDELRDMFAAHGTVERAEVMYDKYTNSSRRFGFVTMSTAEEANAAVEALNGTEVGDRKIKVNVTESFLPNIDRSAPESEPVFVDSQYKVYVGNLAKTVTTEVLKNFFSEKGKILSATVSHIPGTSKSKGYGFVTFSSEEEVEAAVATFNNAVSFSCIFYAFLPFLWYLIK, from the exons ATGACGACCGCCATTTCCTCTCTAGTAACTCCTCGGGCCCTCCATCGGCGCTGCCTGAGCCCtgcctccgtctccgtctccaccCCTATCCGTATCTCCTTCCGGACCGCCGCTACGCCTCAGGCGTGGCGCCGGGGCTTGGCGCTGCGGGTGTCCGCCTCCTCGGTGGTGCTCGAGGCGccagaggcggtggcggcgcggaAGCTCTACGTCGGGAATATCCCCAGGACTGTCACCAATGACGAGCTCCGCGACATGTTCGCTGCGCACGGCACCGTCGAGCGGGCCGAG GTCATGTACGACAAGTATACCAACAGCAGCCGACGATTCGGGTTTGTCACGATGAGCACTGCAGAAGAAGCCAATGCTGCAGTTGAGGCTCTCAATGGGACC GAGGTTGGTGATCGAAAAATTAAAGTGAATGTTACAGAGAGCTTCTTACCGAACATTGACCGATCGGCACCAGAATCCGAGCCTGTATTTGTGGATAGTCAGTATAAGGTTTATGTTGGTAATCTTGCAAAGACTGTAACAACGGAAGTTCTTAAAAACTTCTTCTCTGAAAAGGGGAAGATCCTCAGTGCCACAGTCTCCCACATTCCGGGGACCTCGAAATCAAAGGGGTATGGCTTTGTCACATTCTCTTCCGAGGAAGAAGTTGAAGCTGCTGTTGCTACTTTCAATAACGCGGTAAGTTTCTCATGTATATTTTATGCATTTCTGCCATTTCTTTGGTACCTCATAAAGTAG
- the LOC136541803 gene encoding rhodanese-like domain-containing protein 9, chloroplastic codes for MAVVGLSSAFSPLRGSWMAVRIRQGGEPAGISLSPRRRRRSSSSCAAVVRAEVSFVGADEAKRLVDEEGYTVLDIRDRTQRERAHIKSSTHVPLFIENQDNDIGTIVKRQLHNNFAGLFFGLPFTKLNPDFARTVKDKFSPESKVLVVCQEGLRSAAAADALEKEGFQNIACITSGLQTVKPGTFESVGKSELQNAGKAGLVTIQGKISVVLGTVLISAYLFITFFPDQAEKLFDLAGISL; via the exons ATGGCAGTGGTTGGCCTATCCAGTGCTTTCTCTCCTCTCAG AGGTTCTTGGATGGCCGTGAGGATCAGGCAGGGTGGGGAACCTGCAGGAATCAGCCtgtctccaaggaggaggaggagaagctccTCCTCCTGCGCGGCCGTGGTTCGGGCGGAGGTGAGCTTCGTGGGCGCCGACGAGGCGAAGAGGCTCGTGGACGAGGAGGGCTACACGGTGCTGGACATCAGGGACAGGACGCAGCGCGAGAGGGCACACATCAAGTCCTCCACTCATGTCCCTCTCTTCATTGAGAACCAAGACAATGACATTG GGACGATCGTGAAGCGCCAGCTGCACAACAACTTCGCGGGGCTCTTCTTCGGTCTGCCCTTCACCAAGCTCAACCCGGACTTCGCCAGGACAGTCAAGGACAAGTTCTCGCCCGAGAGCAAGGTGCTGGTTGTCTGCCAGGAAGGTCTCAG GTCAGCGGCCGCTGCAGATGCACTGGAGAAAGAAGGCTTCCAAAATATTGCATGCATTACATCAGGCCTTCAGACAGTGAAGCCAG GAACGTTTGAATCTGTCGGGAAAAGTGAGCTGCAGAACGCGGGGAAAGCTGGACTTGTCACCATCCAAGGGAAGATTTCAGTAGTCCTTGGGACTGTACTGATCA GTGCCTATCTGTTTATAACATTCTTCCCCGACCAGGCTGAGAAGCTTTTTGACTTGGCTGGCATCAGTTTGTGA
- the LOC136545967 gene encoding small ribosomal subunit protein cS22-like isoform X2, with protein MTTAISSLVTPRALHRRCLSPASVSVSTPIRISFRTAATPQAWRRGLALRVSASSVVLEAPEAVAARKLYVGNIPRTVTNDELRDMFAAHGTVERAEVMYDKYTNSSRRFGFVTMSTAEEANAAVEALNGTEVGDRKIKVNVTESFLPNIDRSAPESEPVFVDSQYKVYVGNLAKTVTTEVLKNFFSEKGKILSATVSHIPGTSKSKGYGFVTFSSEEEVEAAVATFNNAELEGQPIRVNRA; from the exons ATGACGACCGCCATTTCCTCTCTAGTAACTCCTCGGGCCCTCCATCGGCGCTGCCTGAGCCCtgcctccgtctccgtctccaccCCTATCCGTATCTCCTTCCGGACCGCCGCTACGCCTCAGGCGTGGCGCCGGGGCTTGGCGCTGCGGGTGTCCGCCTCCTCGGTGGTGCTCGAGGCGccagaggcggtggcggcgcggaAGCTCTACGTCGGGAATATCCCCAGGACTGTCACCAATGACGAGCTCCGCGACATGTTCGCTGCGCACGGCACCGTCGAGCGGGCCGAG GTCATGTACGACAAGTATACCAACAGCAGCCGACGATTCGGGTTTGTCACGATGAGCACTGCAGAAGAAGCCAATGCTGCAGTTGAGGCTCTCAATGGGACC GAGGTTGGTGATCGAAAAATTAAAGTGAATGTTACAGAGAGCTTCTTACCGAACATTGACCGATCGGCACCAGAATCCGAGCCTGTATTTGTGGATAGTCAGTATAAGGTTTATGTTGGTAATCTTGCAAAGACTGTAACAACGGAAGTTCTTAAAAACTTCTTCTCTGAAAAGGGGAAGATCCTCAGTGCCACAGTCTCCCACATTCCGGGGACCTCGAAATCAAAGGGGTATGGCTTTGTCACATTCTCTTCCGAGGAAGAAGTTGAAGCTGCTGTTGCTACTTTCAATAACGCG GAATTGGAAGGACAACCCATTCGTGTGAATAGAGCTTAG